One Mycolicibacterium goodii genomic region harbors:
- a CDS encoding DEAD/DEAH box helicase produces MDRADLVRRADGLLFDLGKLRAEIAANVRANTDVVVERALQSTPLAGVRPYLTPGTRISALLNSEYRTVADVHTVPARLLTQLPGVDIATAQAVQAAAQVMADRVRATTRPRLDRDSEADTALLADLLILIKATPPAKQLRRILPKVRTRVEASHGNGRRRREPTAPDEPDPLLDKIVELIEQIESAHEPETDVWAGYRRDGAEIDRLLVEFSSGTTDVDAARGFVGAEVAEEASQVSLDRSLVRTELRSYQLFGAQYALARRRVLLCDELGLGKTLQALAVAAHLAAAEAMRHTLVICPADTSIGWAEETVKHTWLTPLEIRGRRRDERLDEWKDKGGLAIVTFSALTKLTLPARPGLVIVDEAHLLRDPKSDRARVVRNVLTADSAVLFLSGVPLHNRIEGFRHLADFLQPEVAAKAPPNAGAQGSIAFRRTADRVYLRRDYRDVVDELPQRISTDEWVRFTGEDRIRYRQAVNGGNFSAIRRAAWPSGSPSPSAKLDRLIELTNEAHIDGARVVVLSHFSGVLEVIRKTLPGAVFGPLDESVPDRQAMLDAFATARGPATLLAQLDVGPLDLRQLTMPLVVIVTEPQWQPRAERRMIGRTQRLSDLHTVRVHRLLARSSIDEPIRRLAHNPDQPPPHQDEMVRAEQMRLARLNRPR; encoded by the coding sequence ATGGATCGCGCAGACCTCGTCCGCCGTGCCGATGGCCTGCTCTTTGACCTGGGCAAGCTGCGCGCTGAGATCGCCGCCAACGTCCGCGCCAACACCGACGTGGTGGTGGAACGCGCACTGCAGTCGACGCCGCTGGCCGGTGTGCGCCCCTACCTGACACCCGGCACCCGGATCAGCGCGCTGCTCAATTCGGAGTACCGCACCGTCGCCGACGTTCACACCGTGCCGGCGCGCCTGCTCACCCAGCTGCCCGGCGTCGACATCGCGACGGCGCAGGCGGTCCAGGCCGCCGCGCAGGTGATGGCCGACCGTGTCCGCGCGACCACCCGGCCCCGGCTGGACCGCGATTCCGAGGCCGACACCGCCCTGCTGGCCGATCTGTTGATCCTGATCAAGGCCACTCCCCCGGCCAAGCAACTGCGGCGGATCCTGCCGAAGGTGCGTACGCGTGTCGAGGCGTCGCACGGCAACGGTCGGCGGCGCCGTGAACCGACGGCGCCTGATGAGCCGGATCCGTTGCTGGACAAGATCGTCGAACTCATCGAGCAGATCGAGAGCGCCCACGAACCCGAGACCGACGTCTGGGCCGGTTACCGCCGCGACGGCGCCGAGATCGACCGGCTTCTGGTCGAGTTCTCCTCGGGGACAACCGATGTCGATGCCGCCCGGGGGTTCGTCGGTGCCGAGGTGGCCGAGGAGGCTTCGCAGGTCAGCCTGGACCGGTCTTTGGTGCGCACCGAGTTGCGCAGTTACCAGCTGTTCGGTGCGCAGTACGCGTTGGCACGACGACGGGTGCTGCTGTGCGACGAACTGGGGCTCGGCAAAACCCTGCAAGCCCTCGCTGTCGCCGCGCATCTGGCGGCCGCGGAGGCCATGCGGCACACCCTGGTGATCTGCCCGGCCGATACCAGCATCGGCTGGGCAGAGGAGACCGTCAAACACACCTGGCTGACACCGCTGGAGATCCGCGGCCGCCGACGCGATGAACGCTTGGACGAGTGGAAAGACAAGGGCGGCTTGGCAATTGTCACATTCAGCGCGTTGACGAAGCTGACGTTGCCGGCACGGCCTGGGCTGGTGATCGTCGACGAGGCCCACCTGTTGCGTGACCCGAAGTCAGACCGTGCGCGCGTCGTGCGCAATGTGCTGACCGCCGACAGTGCCGTGTTGTTCCTTTCCGGTGTGCCGCTGCACAACCGCATCGAGGGCTTCCGGCATCTTGCCGACTTCCTGCAACCCGAGGTCGCTGCCAAGGCGCCACCGAATGCCGGGGCGCAGGGCTCCATCGCCTTCCGCCGCACGGCTGACCGGGTGTATCTGCGTCGCGACTACCGCGACGTCGTCGACGAACTGCCACAACGCATTTCCACTGACGAATGGGTGCGGTTCACCGGTGAGGACCGCATCCGCTACCGACAGGCCGTGAACGGTGGCAACTTCTCCGCGATCCGTCGGGCTGCTTGGCCGTCAGGGTCCCCGTCGCCGTCGGCCAAGCTCGACCGGCTCATCGAGTTGACCAACGAGGCCCACATCGACGGGGCGCGCGTCGTGGTGCTGTCTCATTTCTCCGGCGTCCTCGAGGTCATCCGAAAGACATTGCCAGGGGCGGTTTTCGGTCCGTTGGACGAATCAGTGCCGGATCGGCAGGCGATGCTCGACGCGTTTGCGACGGCGCGGGGACCGGCGACGCTGCTGGCTCAGCTCGACGTGGGCCCGCTCGATCTGCGCCAGTTGACCATGCCGCTGGTGGTCATCGTGACCGAACCCCAATGGCAGCCCCGCGCCGAGCGACGCATGATCGGACGCACGCAACGCCTCAGCGATCTGCACACCGTGCGGGTGCACCGTCTGTTGGCGCGCAGCAGTATCGACGAGCCGATACGCCGGCTCGCCCACAACCCCGACCAGCCGCCACCGCACCAGGACGAGATGGTGCGTGCCGAGCAGATGCGACTGGCCAGGCTGAACCGACCACGCTAG
- a CDS encoding DUF7159 family protein translates to MDLVLGLAMTSRAIRWVLVEGTTGAGNPVDRGAIAVDDAAAYEPDGLLRGLVDDTVADGRNRIHAIGVTWTSDAAALAGHVMGALESWGHTNVFAVSEVEAAGILASGIAEITGHDDIAVCIIESDAAVAATVTADAVSADRIARTPGDDSSAELIENLKAVLQEATGGHTDGIFLLGSECDDLIVASLAETATVPVVSAAEADLAYPRGAALAAALAVNTPADEPKRLHLTKVGVLTSVLGAAVVTLVVATSAAVGIQLHPGAVAPAAEVAEAGNSVPAAKPATPAAAPRPKPPAAPAPAPEAVPAPEAAPAPAAPAPEAAPAPAAPAPEAAPAPVAEVNNVPVAEPPAYVPPAPEAPAPEPAYVPPAPAYVPPPPPAFIPPPPPPPVTYPQPRLRDRIIERIPIINRFHEPKPWG, encoded by the coding sequence ATGGACCTCGTGCTCGGCCTCGCGATGACGTCGAGAGCCATTCGATGGGTGCTCGTCGAAGGGACGACGGGCGCAGGGAACCCCGTCGACCGGGGAGCCATCGCGGTGGACGACGCCGCCGCCTACGAGCCGGATGGGCTCCTGCGCGGACTGGTCGACGACACCGTGGCCGACGGTCGCAACCGCATCCACGCCATCGGCGTCACCTGGACGAGCGACGCCGCCGCACTCGCCGGCCACGTCATGGGTGCACTGGAGTCCTGGGGCCACACCAACGTCTTCGCGGTCTCCGAGGTCGAGGCTGCGGGCATCCTCGCCAGCGGCATCGCGGAGATCACGGGCCACGACGACATCGCCGTCTGCATCATCGAGTCCGACGCGGCCGTCGCGGCGACCGTCACCGCGGACGCGGTGTCCGCGGACCGGATCGCGCGCACACCCGGTGACGACTCCTCCGCGGAACTCATCGAGAACCTCAAGGCCGTCCTGCAAGAAGCCACGGGCGGACACACCGACGGGATCTTCCTGCTCGGCTCCGAGTGTGACGACCTGATCGTCGCTTCGCTGGCCGAGACGGCGACCGTGCCCGTCGTCTCCGCGGCCGAGGCCGACCTCGCATACCCGCGCGGCGCCGCACTGGCCGCGGCGCTGGCCGTGAACACCCCCGCCGACGAGCCCAAGCGCCTGCACCTGACGAAGGTCGGAGTGCTGACCTCGGTGCTCGGCGCGGCCGTGGTGACGCTCGTCGTCGCCACCTCCGCTGCCGTCGGCATCCAACTGCATCCGGGCGCGGTCGCACCGGCGGCCGAGGTCGCCGAGGCCGGCAATTCGGTCCCGGCCGCCAAACCTGCGACGCCTGCCGCGGCGCCGCGCCCGAAGCCGCCCGCCGCGCCTGCCCCGGCACCCGAAGCCGTCCCGGCTCCCGAGGCGGCTCCCGCTCCGGCCGCACCGGCTCCCGAAGCAGCTCCCGCTCCGGCCGCACCGGCACCTGAGGCGGCCCCGGCGCCGGTGGCCGAGGTGAACAACGTCCCCGTCGCCGAGCCGCCGGCCTACGTGCCACCGGCACCCGAGGCCCCAGCCCCCGAGCCTGCCTATGTGCCCCCGGCGCCGGCATACGTGCCACCGCCTCCGCCGGCATTCATTCCGCCTCCACCACCGCCGCCGGTGACGTATCCGCAGCCACGCCTGCGTGACCGCATCATCGAGCGCATCCCGATCATCAACCGCTTCCACGAGCCGAAGCCTTGGGGCTGA
- a CDS encoding TROVE domain-containing protein — protein MDILKTIRLRHTPQTQPATPGQVRNAAGGYTFPVDDWARVHRFLTLGTDGGTYYTTDRGLTRDNAEVVFRVAATDPVGLVDRIIEVSEAGRAPKANPALFALAIAASVENVDGRRAALAALPRVARTGTHLFLFAGYVEQFRGWGPTLRRAVSRWYTDRPVDALAYQLVKYRQRGGWSHRDLLRLASPAGVVDPARRMALNWATGKGLGDYAEAPVRLTDAELKAGQRNAVRPQVRAEVVPDELAIIADFEDAQAASTATRWIEIIGRGHGLSWEMLPDAALAQPAVWEALIARGMPQTALMRQLPRLTRLGVLDGAVGDTVAEQLADTDRLVKARVHPVNVLVAQRTYARGCGSRGQGVWTPVAKIADALDAAFYAAYGAVRPAGKRTLLALDVSGSMGSYVSGLPVTCREASAALALVTAATERQHRIIGFTAGRGGYPATAVTELDISPRRRLDDVCRYTAGLSMGATDCALPMVWALKNRVEVDTFHIYTDSETWYGDIHPHQALARYREKMGIDARLVVVAMTATGNSIADPADPRQLDISGFDSAVPTLIADFSRGDI, from the coding sequence GTGGACATCCTGAAGACGATTCGTCTGCGTCACACGCCGCAGACCCAGCCCGCAACGCCGGGACAGGTGCGCAACGCCGCGGGCGGGTACACCTTTCCGGTCGATGACTGGGCGCGGGTGCACCGCTTCCTGACGTTGGGGACCGACGGCGGCACGTACTACACCACCGACCGGGGCCTGACGCGTGACAACGCCGAGGTTGTGTTTCGCGTTGCCGCAACCGATCCCGTCGGTCTGGTGGACCGGATCATCGAGGTGTCGGAGGCCGGTCGCGCGCCGAAGGCCAACCCGGCGCTGTTCGCGCTCGCCATCGCCGCCTCGGTAGAGAATGTCGACGGCCGGCGTGCCGCGCTGGCCGCGCTGCCGCGGGTCGCCCGCACGGGAACCCACCTGTTTCTGTTCGCCGGATACGTCGAGCAGTTCCGCGGGTGGGGGCCGACGCTTCGTCGCGCCGTATCCCGTTGGTACACCGATCGTCCCGTCGATGCGCTGGCCTATCAGCTGGTCAAGTACCGGCAGCGTGGCGGGTGGAGCCATCGCGACCTGCTGCGGCTGGCCAGCCCGGCCGGCGTGGTCGATCCGGCCCGGCGGATGGCGCTCAACTGGGCGACGGGCAAGGGGCTCGGCGACTATGCCGAGGCGCCGGTCCGGCTCACCGACGCCGAGCTGAAGGCGGGGCAGCGCAACGCTGTCCGGCCGCAGGTGCGTGCCGAGGTGGTGCCCGACGAGCTGGCGATCATCGCTGACTTCGAGGACGCGCAGGCGGCTTCGACCGCCACACGCTGGATCGAGATCATCGGTCGCGGCCACGGCCTGTCGTGGGAGATGCTGCCCGACGCGGCGCTGGCGCAGCCGGCGGTGTGGGAGGCGCTGATCGCCCGTGGCATGCCGCAGACGGCGCTGATGCGTCAGCTGCCCCGGCTGACGCGGCTGGGTGTGCTGGACGGTGCGGTCGGCGACACCGTGGCCGAGCAGCTCGCCGACACCGATCGGCTGGTCAAGGCCCGCGTGCACCCGGTGAACGTCCTTGTGGCGCAGCGTACCTACGCCCGAGGCTGCGGTTCCCGCGGTCAGGGGGTGTGGACGCCCGTCGCAAAGATCGCCGATGCGCTCGACGCCGCGTTCTACGCGGCCTACGGCGCGGTGCGTCCGGCCGGCAAGCGCACATTGCTGGCGCTCGATGTGTCGGGCTCGATGGGGTCGTACGTGTCGGGTCTGCCGGTGACGTGCCGAGAGGCGTCGGCGGCGCTGGCGCTGGTGACCGCGGCCACCGAGCGTCAGCACCGGATCATCGGGTTCACCGCGGGTCGTGGTGGCTATCCGGCGACGGCGGTCACCGAGCTGGACATCAGCCCGCGCCGCCGGCTCGACGACGTGTGCCGCTACACGGCCGGGCTGTCGATGGGTGCCACCGACTGCGCTCTGCCGATGGTGTGGGCGCTGAAGAACCGGGTGGAGGTGGACACGTTCCACATCTACACCGACAGCGAGACCTGGTACGGAGACATCCATCCGCACCAGGCGCTGGCTCGGTACCGCGAGAAGATGGGCATCGACGCCCGGCTGGTCGTCGTCGCGATGACCGCGACCGGGAACTCGATCGCCGATCCGGCCGATCCGCGTCAGCTCGACATCTCCGGGTTCGACTCGGCGGTGCCGACGCTGATCGCCGATTTCTCGCGCGGCGACATCTAG